One window of Bifidobacterium pseudocatenulatum DSM 20438 = JCM 1200 = LMG 10505 genomic DNA carries:
- a CDS encoding class I SAM-dependent methyltransferase, which yields MTIMNDETREFVAMHRNEDVRELALKAKRVEGLDLPLALDQIAGWQIARKKLPQWASCEGIVYPPHISMEQCSSQFTAQYKSEVAQTLLAPAATVRARVSDSGESDNQTTKSEPQLSDSAESVMQTAKSAFQLSDSPESDTQEMKMGAWMSDSPESDTLVARRAMVDLTGGFGVDFSYLARGFSQATYVERQRHLCDLAEHNMAALGLDQARIVCGDGVEYLRQMGPVDFIYLDPARRDEHGSRTYAIEDCTPNVFELRDLLLSKSQYTLVKLSPMLDWRKAVADFDGTVREVHIVATGNECKELLLVLGQQVHEEPSAPRVFCVNDNQRIDYDSAAYTQGLRIGGKPLPEVKNYLYEPNASIMKAGCFDLVEERFGVTQVGPSSHLFVSATPVADFPGRGFAIEAIGGMNKKDIKRLLNGTKQANIAVRNFPLTAPQLRKKLKLADGGPVYLFGTTMQGCDHVLLRTSKI from the coding sequence ATGACAATCATGAATGACGAGACGCGCGAATTCGTGGCGATGCATCGTAACGAGGACGTGCGCGAACTGGCGTTGAAGGCCAAACGTGTGGAAGGGCTCGACCTGCCGTTGGCGCTCGACCAGATTGCCGGATGGCAGATCGCACGCAAAAAACTGCCACAATGGGCCTCCTGCGAGGGAATCGTATACCCTCCGCACATTTCCATGGAACAGTGCTCATCGCAGTTCACAGCCCAATACAAGTCAGAAGTCGCACAAACACTGCTTGCGCCGGCCGCAACCGTGCGCGCCAGAGTGTCCGATTCTGGAGAATCGGACAACCAAACCACGAAAAGTGAGCCACAGTTGTCCGATTCTGCCGAATCGGTCATGCAAACGGCAAAAAGTGCGTTCCAGTTGTCCGATTCTCCAGAATCGGACACGCAAGAGATGAAAATGGGCGCGTGGATGTCCGATTCGCCAGAATCGGACACATTGGTGGCGAGAAGGGCGATGGTGGATCTGACGGGCGGGTTCGGCGTGGACTTCTCGTATCTGGCGCGCGGATTCAGCCAAGCCACTTATGTGGAACGGCAGCGGCATCTGTGCGATCTGGCCGAACACAATATGGCCGCACTGGGACTCGACCAGGCGCGCATCGTGTGCGGCGACGGCGTGGAATACCTCAGGCAGATGGGTCCGGTGGACTTCATCTACCTTGATCCGGCCCGCCGCGACGAGCATGGATCGCGCACTTACGCGATCGAGGATTGCACGCCGAACGTGTTCGAATTGCGTGACCTGTTGCTCTCCAAATCGCAGTACACGCTGGTCAAGCTTTCGCCGATGTTGGATTGGCGCAAGGCGGTCGCCGATTTCGACGGGACCGTACGCGAAGTGCATATCGTGGCCACCGGCAACGAATGCAAGGAACTGTTGCTGGTATTGGGTCAGCAGGTGCATGAGGAACCATCCGCGCCGCGCGTGTTCTGCGTGAACGACAATCAGCGGATCGACTATGATTCCGCCGCATATACGCAGGGCCTGCGCATTGGCGGCAAACCGCTGCCGGAGGTGAAAAACTACTTGTATGAGCCGAATGCGTCGATTATGAAGGCCGGTTGCTTCGATCTGGTGGAGGAACGATTCGGTGTGACGCAGGTCGGTCCAAGCAGTCACCTTTTCGTGTCGGCAACGCCGGTTGCCGATTTTCCCGGCAGAGGATTCGCGATTGAAGCGATCGGCGGCATGAATAAAAAGGATATAAAACGACTGCTGAATGGCACGAAACAGGCCAATATCGCGGTACGTAACTTCCCGCTTACCGCACCGCAGCTACGCAAGAAATTGAAGCTTGCCGACGGTGGTCCGGTCTATCTGTTCGGCACTACCATGCAAGGCTGCGATCATGTGCTGCTGCGCACGTCGAAAATCTGA
- a CDS encoding anthranilate synthase component II, whose amino-acid sequence MTDSARILVVDNYDSFVYTIVGYLKTLGAAVTVVRNDAIDPGEADVIDEYDGVLISPGPGAPADSGASEGMIRLCAEQSKPMFGVCLGMQALAEVFGATVSHAPTIMHGKTSLVEHIDDEIFEGVANPMTATRYHSLAVEPDSVPEELVVTAWTQVDHIVQGIKHCSKPMYAVQFHPESVMTQDGYRLLANWLKVCGQENAVERSKGLQPKVAA is encoded by the coding sequence ATGACCGATTCCGCACGCATTTTGGTCGTGGACAACTACGATTCGTTCGTTTACACGATTGTCGGCTATTTGAAGACGTTGGGTGCCGCGGTGACGGTGGTGCGCAACGATGCGATCGATCCGGGCGAAGCCGATGTGATCGACGAATACGACGGCGTGCTTATTTCTCCCGGCCCGGGCGCTCCGGCCGATTCCGGTGCCAGCGAAGGCATGATTCGCCTGTGCGCGGAGCAGTCCAAGCCCATGTTCGGCGTGTGCCTCGGCATGCAGGCGCTGGCCGAAGTGTTCGGCGCGACCGTAAGCCACGCGCCGACCATCATGCACGGCAAAACCAGCTTGGTGGAGCATATCGACGATGAGATCTTCGAAGGCGTCGCCAATCCGATGACCGCCACCCGCTACCATTCGCTGGCCGTGGAGCCCGATTCCGTGCCGGAAGAGCTGGTGGTGACCGCGTGGACGCAGGTCGACCACATCGTGCAGGGCATCAAGCATTGCAGCAAGCCGATGTATGCGGTGCAGTTCCACCCCGAATCCGTGATGACGCAGGACGGCTACCGTCTGCTTGCGAACTGGCTGAAGGTGTGCGGCCAGGAGAACGCCGTGGAACGTTCCAAGGGATTGCAGCCCAAGGTCGCGGCCTAA
- the pknB gene encoding Stk1 family PASTA domain-containing Ser/Thr kinase: MNINMPTSLAGGRYQLGQLVGRGGMAEVHVALDTRLGRTVAVKIMRADFANDKIFLERFRREAHSVAQMNNPNIVNIYDSGEEVVATETGQTEHLPYLVMEYVKGQTLRDILKVNGALSQRDAEQVMMGVLNALEYSHRMGIIHRDIKPGNIMISEQGVVKVMDFGIARALDDSAATMTQSQGVVGTAQYLSPEQARGESVDMRSDLYSAGCVLYEMLTGRPPFTGDSAVAIAYQHVSEVATPPSSVVPGLPKMWDSICAKAMAKDRQNRYATASEFKNDLLTFMNGGVPMAAAFNPLTDLTNMKARKQAEMDANTVAMTPAGETAATQAFNPVTGQFEAVPNPQNGVSTKTRAEQRAEAAKARKKKQIIIGSVVGGLVALLVILGVFFMLNKSDSTADMVEVPDFTATANISEARVEEQLAAKGLKLDAREDSDSSEPKGTITKQNPAGGKKVAKGSTVSVWFSTGPQSVAVPDVSNKSQDDAKSILEAAGFKVGNVRTVDNASIEKDKVVSTDPAAHSKQTKGTIITLYISSGMTKIPDNLIGQPKDTVIEQLKQAGLTQITIESEYSDSIASGAVTRVEPGVGSTVEAGTAVTIWVSTGKQQISVPSVVGMGYAGAKSLLESYGFQVTVSGPEDGTVTGMSPTAGTQSDSGATITLTTKSSSTNNGGNNGNNGGNGGNGGNTDGGNNTPEGN, encoded by the coding sequence ATGAACATCAACATGCCTACCTCTTTGGCTGGTGGACGTTACCAGCTCGGCCAACTGGTCGGCCGTGGCGGCATGGCCGAAGTGCACGTGGCGCTCGATACGCGCCTTGGGCGTACCGTCGCGGTCAAGATCATGCGCGCCGACTTCGCCAACGACAAGATCTTCCTTGAGCGTTTCCGTCGCGAAGCCCATTCCGTGGCGCAGATGAACAATCCGAATATCGTGAACATCTACGATTCGGGCGAAGAGGTCGTCGCCACGGAAACCGGCCAGACCGAACATCTGCCGTATCTGGTGATGGAATATGTCAAGGGCCAGACCTTGCGCGACATTCTCAAAGTGAATGGCGCTCTGAGCCAGCGCGACGCCGAACAGGTGATGATGGGCGTGCTCAACGCGCTTGAGTATTCGCATCGCATGGGCATCATCCACCGCGACATCAAGCCCGGCAACATCATGATTTCCGAGCAGGGCGTGGTCAAGGTCATGGACTTCGGCATCGCCCGCGCGCTCGACGATTCCGCCGCCACGATGACGCAGTCGCAGGGTGTGGTCGGAACCGCGCAATACCTGTCTCCCGAGCAGGCACGCGGCGAAAGCGTCGACATGCGTTCCGACCTGTATTCCGCAGGTTGCGTGCTGTATGAAATGCTTACCGGAAGGCCGCCGTTTACCGGCGATTCCGCGGTTGCGATCGCCTACCAGCATGTTTCGGAGGTCGCCACTCCCCCAAGTTCGGTCGTTCCCGGCTTGCCGAAGATGTGGGATTCGATTTGCGCGAAGGCGATGGCGAAGGATCGTCAGAACCGTTACGCCACGGCTTCCGAATTCAAGAACGATTTGCTGACGTTCATGAACGGCGGCGTGCCGATGGCGGCCGCGTTCAATCCGTTGACCGATCTGACCAATATGAAGGCACGCAAACAGGCCGAAATGGACGCGAACACCGTGGCCATGACTCCTGCCGGTGAAACCGCCGCGACGCAGGCGTTCAATCCCGTTACGGGCCAGTTCGAGGCCGTGCCGAACCCACAGAACGGCGTATCCACAAAAACCCGCGCGGAACAGCGTGCCGAGGCCGCTAAGGCGCGTAAGAAGAAGCAGATCATCATCGGCTCCGTGGTGGGCGGTCTGGTGGCGCTGCTGGTCATTCTGGGTGTGTTCTTCATGCTGAACAAGAGCGACTCCACCGCCGACATGGTGGAAGTTCCTGATTTCACCGCCACGGCGAATATTTCCGAGGCGCGCGTCGAAGAGCAGCTCGCGGCCAAGGGTCTGAAGCTCGATGCCCGAGAGGATTCCGATTCAAGCGAGCCGAAGGGCACCATCACCAAGCAGAATCCGGCGGGCGGCAAGAAGGTCGCCAAGGGCTCCACGGTTTCCGTGTGGTTCTCCACCGGCCCTCAGTCGGTCGCCGTTCCGGATGTGTCGAACAAGAGCCAGGATGACGCGAAATCCATTCTTGAGGCCGCCGGCTTCAAGGTGGGTAACGTGCGCACGGTCGACAATGCCTCCATCGAAAAAGACAAGGTGGTAAGCACGGATCCTGCCGCCCATTCAAAGCAGACCAAGGGCACGATCATCACGCTGTACATTTCGTCCGGCATGACCAAGATTCCCGACAATCTGATCGGACAGCCGAAAGACACGGTTATCGAGCAGCTGAAGCAGGCCGGTCTGACGCAGATCACCATCGAAAGCGAATATTCCGATTCTATCGCTTCCGGCGCCGTCACCCGCGTCGAGCCGGGTGTTGGAAGCACGGTCGAGGCCGGTACCGCGGTCACGATTTGGGTGTCTACCGGCAAGCAGCAGATCAGCGTGCCCAGCGTGGTCGGCATGGGCTATGCGGGCGCCAAGAGCCTGTTGGAAAGCTACGGTTTCCAGGTCACGGTTTCCGGCCCGGAGGATGGCACGGTCACAGGCATGTCACCGACCGCCGGCACCCAGTCCGACAGCGGAGCCACGATCACGTTGACCACGAAGTCGTCCAGCACCAATAATGGCGGCAACAACGGCAACAACGGCGGCAACGGCGGCAATGGCGGCAACACCGACGGAGGCAACAACACTCCCGAAGGCAACTGA
- a CDS encoding class E sortase — protein sequence MKHVAPKQRRKSVVWTILGILAELMLTAAAVCALYIAWQMWWTGVQAEHNQIETRQSVSWSDPGQSDSVTIAQAQEGDPPTQPQSAQEGELIAQVYIPRFGSQWQRNLVEGTSLTELNKHGLGHYKDSQMPGQVGNFAFAGHRNGYGQPLGDVDKLQEGDPIIVRTQDYWYVYHYASYKIVLPTDIEVVAANPENPGATPTKRMLTMTTCEPKYSTPTHRWISYAEFSYWAKVSDGIPQELASTDSNGKVKFVNNEKSSIVASVSSLKPWILGALAAYAIIFLSALVAWRWPYLADVRAGRREKPEFSLYGGLMRLQPGVLPIRLVLMALLIFAAAASCFEWLFPWAATNIPALQEMSNYTAI from the coding sequence ATGAAGCACGTGGCACCAAAGCAGCGTCGCAAAAGCGTGGTCTGGACGATACTTGGCATCCTCGCCGAACTCATGCTGACCGCGGCGGCCGTCTGCGCGCTCTACATCGCATGGCAAATGTGGTGGACGGGCGTGCAGGCCGAACACAACCAAATCGAAACACGCCAATCCGTATCATGGTCCGACCCCGGCCAATCCGACAGCGTCACCATTGCGCAAGCGCAGGAAGGCGACCCGCCAACGCAACCGCAAAGCGCACAGGAAGGCGAGCTCATCGCCCAGGTCTACATTCCGCGATTCGGCAGCCAATGGCAGCGCAACCTCGTTGAAGGCACCTCTCTCACCGAACTCAACAAGCACGGACTCGGCCACTACAAGGATTCGCAAATGCCTGGCCAAGTCGGCAATTTCGCCTTCGCAGGGCACCGCAACGGCTACGGACAGCCACTCGGCGACGTCGACAAACTGCAGGAAGGCGACCCGATCATCGTGCGCACGCAGGATTACTGGTACGTCTACCACTACGCCAGCTACAAAATCGTGCTGCCGACCGACATCGAAGTGGTCGCCGCCAACCCCGAAAACCCCGGCGCGACGCCAACCAAACGCATGCTGACCATGACCACATGCGAACCGAAATACTCCACGCCGACACACCGCTGGATCAGCTACGCGGAATTCTCATACTGGGCGAAGGTGTCCGACGGCATCCCCCAGGAGCTCGCCTCCACCGACTCCAACGGCAAAGTCAAATTCGTCAACAACGAAAAATCGTCGATCGTCGCATCCGTCAGCTCACTCAAACCGTGGATTCTCGGCGCGCTCGCCGCATATGCGATCATCTTCCTTTCCGCGCTGGTGGCATGGCGTTGGCCGTATCTCGCCGACGTGCGCGCAGGACGCCGCGAAAAGCCGGAATTCAGCTTGTACGGCGGATTGATGCGATTGCAGCCGGGTGTGCTTCCGATTCGACTTGTGCTCATGGCGTTGCTGATTTTCGCGGCGGCCGCATCGTGCTTTGAATGGCTGTTCCCGTGGGCTGCGACGAATATTCCGGCATTGCAGGAAATGTCGAATTACACGGCCATATAA
- a CDS encoding serine/threonine-protein kinase: protein MKLIEGQLIHRRYRLDARLAQGGMGEVWKGYDIQLGRPVAIKALRGDLGVTQEAKLLRLRAEAHNSANLAHPNIAALFEYYEHDGIGFLVMEYVPSKSLADLFHEQNGPMEPTRLLPILIQTARGLFVAHSHGVIHRDVKPANIMVSDSGEVKITDFGVSYSTNQEQITQDGMVVGTAQYISPEQAQGQHATPQSDIYSLGIVAYEGLCGHRPFTGATPVDIAAAHVNNPVPPLPDSVDVQLREFVMSMLSKDPLDRPKDALTVSRTLSRIERRLLDQQTQLADTMVVPTGGRLPRRVVSRPHISLSTDGKEQG from the coding sequence GTGAAACTGATTGAAGGACAGCTCATCCACCGACGCTACAGGTTGGATGCCCGTCTGGCCCAGGGTGGCATGGGCGAAGTATGGAAAGGCTATGATATCCAGTTGGGTCGTCCCGTGGCCATTAAGGCGTTGCGCGGCGACTTGGGCGTCACGCAGGAGGCCAAGCTGCTTCGCCTGCGTGCGGAAGCGCATAATTCCGCCAATCTTGCACACCCGAATATCGCTGCGTTGTTCGAATATTACGAACATGACGGCATCGGCTTCCTCGTTATGGAGTACGTGCCCAGCAAGTCGCTGGCCGACCTGTTCCACGAGCAGAACGGCCCGATGGAGCCGACCCGTCTGCTGCCGATTCTCATCCAGACCGCGCGTGGCCTGTTCGTCGCGCATTCGCATGGCGTGATCCACCGCGACGTGAAGCCTGCGAACATCATGGTGTCCGATTCCGGCGAGGTGAAAATCACCGATTTCGGCGTCTCCTACTCCACCAATCAGGAGCAGATCACGCAGGACGGCATGGTGGTGGGCACCGCACAGTACATTTCCCCGGAGCAGGCGCAGGGCCAGCATGCCACGCCTCAATCCGATATCTATTCGCTTGGCATCGTCGCCTACGAGGGCCTGTGCGGGCATCGTCCGTTCACGGGTGCCACGCCAGTCGACATCGCCGCAGCACATGTCAACAATCCGGTTCCGCCGCTGCCAGACTCCGTCGACGTGCAGCTGCGTGAATTCGTCATGTCGATGCTGTCCAAAGACCCGCTTGACCGTCCGAAGGACGCGTTGACGGTGTCGCGCACGTTGTCCCGCATCGAACGCCGTCTGCTCGACCAGCAGACACAATTGGCTGACACGATGGTGGTGCCTACAGGCGGAAGACTTCCGCGACGCGTGGTCAGCAGACCTCATATCTCCTTGAGCACTGATGGGAAGGAACAGGGATGA
- a CDS encoding peptidoglycan D,D-transpeptidase FtsI family protein encodes MNKSLRQLFTIVVALFVILGMSTTIITAIRANQLNNDPRNTRALYHEYGAPRGAILASDGSVIAKSDPSNDAFSYQRSYTAGELYAPVTGFFSISQRGWNGIEASRSSLLSGQSDQLVWQRFKSLFTGQENKGATIETSIDPKIQQAAYNGLANNDGAAVAIEVKTGRILAMASTPSYDPNQLASHDTSEANGNYSTLSQDESNPMLNRATSQLYPPGSTFKTVVAAAALETGEYQTDTEIPAGSSYTLPGTVTQLTNAVSQADGSDGKITLEDAMAYSSNTAFAQLGVALGDDKVSSMAKKLGFDSPITVDGSDSTGTPWMSVASKFPTDTTDDKLALASIGQGDTVVTPLQNALVAATVANGGKVMQPTLVDRVRSSDLSVISQTKPQVMSRAFSSGTANKLTQMMEAVVTKENPNLAIDGVQVAAKTGTAQIGDGNTSIDGWVVGFAPADDPKIAVAVVVHNVDLYGSFAAGPIMKAMMQEALAE; translated from the coding sequence ATGAATAAGTCACTCCGCCAACTCTTCACCATCGTGGTGGCGCTGTTCGTCATCCTGGGCATGTCCACCACCATCATCACGGCGATTCGCGCGAACCAGCTCAACAACGACCCGCGCAACACCCGCGCCCTCTACCACGAGTATGGCGCTCCGCGCGGTGCGATCCTCGCTTCGGACGGCTCCGTCATCGCCAAATCCGACCCTTCGAACGACGCGTTCTCCTACCAGCGTTCCTATACCGCCGGCGAACTGTACGCGCCGGTCACCGGCTTCTTCTCGATCAGCCAACGCGGCTGGAACGGTATCGAAGCGTCGCGTAGCTCGCTGCTGTCGGGCCAATCCGACCAGCTGGTATGGCAGCGGTTCAAATCGCTGTTCACCGGCCAGGAAAACAAGGGCGCGACCATCGAAACGTCCATTGATCCGAAAATCCAGCAGGCCGCCTACAACGGTCTTGCCAACAATGACGGCGCGGCCGTGGCCATCGAAGTGAAAACCGGTCGTATTCTCGCCATGGCAAGCACGCCAAGCTACGACCCGAACCAGCTGGCGAGCCACGACACGTCCGAAGCGAACGGCAATTATTCCACGCTTTCGCAAGACGAGTCGAATCCGATGCTCAACCGTGCCACCTCGCAGCTGTATCCTCCGGGATCCACGTTCAAAACGGTGGTGGCGGCGGCCGCGCTGGAAACTGGCGAATACCAGACCGACACCGAGATTCCGGCCGGATCGAGCTACACGCTTCCGGGCACGGTCACACAGTTGACGAACGCGGTGTCGCAGGCCGACGGTTCGGACGGCAAGATCACGTTGGAAGACGCGATGGCGTATTCGTCGAACACCGCGTTCGCCCAGCTGGGCGTGGCTTTAGGCGATGACAAGGTGTCGTCCATGGCCAAGAAGCTTGGTTTCGACAGTCCGATCACGGTTGACGGATCCGATTCCACGGGCACGCCGTGGATGAGCGTGGCGTCGAAGTTCCCGACCGACACGACCGACGACAAGCTCGCTTTGGCGTCCATCGGCCAAGGAGACACCGTGGTGACTCCGCTGCAGAACGCGCTGGTGGCGGCCACCGTGGCGAACGGGGGCAAGGTCATGCAGCCGACGCTGGTGGATCGCGTGCGTTCCTCCGACCTGTCTGTTATTTCGCAGACCAAGCCGCAGGTGATGAGCCGCGCGTTCAGTTCGGGCACCGCCAACAAGCTCACGCAGATGATGGAGGCGGTGGTCACCAAGGAGAACCCGAATCTGGCCATCGACGGCGTGCAGGTGGCTGCGAAAACCGGCACCGCGCAGATCGGTGACGGCAATACGTCCATCGACGGCTGGGTGGTCGGCTTCGCCCCGGCGGACGATCCGAAGATCGCTGTTGCCGTGGTGGTGCACAATGTGGATTTGTATGGCTCGTTCGCGGCGGGTCCGATTATGAAGGCGATGATGCAGGAGGCGCTGGCAGAGTGA
- a CDS encoding DUF881 domain-containing protein: MAKHTGKHTAKRSKAAGVAAFLVLMFSGFLLATNLRVNRSVVVTNDTAELVEQRVKKVNSLQTEVDALSSRVNDLSKTLNSQDDADQQDSESAGNGTMLPAVEGPGLVVTLDDSPLWENMVDSSGSTSNINDYVVHQQDVEAVVNALWAGGAESMMIMDQRVLFNSAVRCSGNVLLLQGKKYSPPFTISAIGPVETMKKALDNSQEVTIYRQYVSAFGLGWQVDEKEKLHFDATDALQQPLQYAQAMNNETDGSQQTDETQESQEGK, encoded by the coding sequence ATGGCGAAGCACACCGGCAAGCACACCGCGAAACGGTCGAAAGCGGCCGGAGTGGCGGCATTCCTTGTGCTCATGTTCTCCGGATTCCTGCTCGCCACGAATCTGCGCGTGAACCGTTCCGTCGTGGTGACCAACGACACCGCCGAACTCGTGGAACAACGCGTGAAAAAAGTCAACTCCCTGCAGACGGAAGTCGACGCGCTCAGCTCCCGCGTGAACGATCTGAGCAAAACCCTGAACAGCCAGGACGACGCCGACCAGCAAGACAGCGAAAGCGCCGGCAACGGCACCATGCTGCCCGCGGTGGAAGGCCCCGGACTCGTGGTGACGCTCGACGATTCGCCACTCTGGGAAAACATGGTCGATTCCAGCGGCTCCACCTCCAACATCAACGATTACGTGGTGCACCAGCAAGACGTCGAAGCCGTGGTGAACGCGCTTTGGGCGGGCGGCGCGGAATCCATGATGATCATGGATCAGCGTGTGCTGTTCAATTCCGCAGTGCGCTGTTCCGGCAACGTGCTGCTTTTGCAGGGCAAAAAGTATTCGCCGCCATTCACCATTTCCGCGATCGGCCCGGTCGAGACAATGAAAAAGGCGCTCGACAATTCGCAGGAAGTGACCATATACCGGCAGTACGTCAGCGCGTTCGGCTTGGGATGGCAGGTCGACGAAAAAGAAAAACTCCATTTCGACGCGACCGACGCATTGCAACAGCCGCTGCAATACGCGCAGGCGATGAACAACGAAACAGACGGATCGCAGCAAACGGACGAAACGCAGGAATCGCAAGAGGGGAAGTAA
- a CDS encoding rhomboid family intramembrane serine protease, whose protein sequence is MAYQRFSLFPDSPSFKDFFSARSMRYRWRNGDPVITVTIMAICVAVWIVETLLKIVWPTGCNAFVGSGVFMPALATHRPWTFITSMFLHQPASLWHILFNMLTLWCVGPVLERMMGHLPYLALYVLSGLGGSAGMMVWALFSQDGWLTSAYGASGALFGLFAAILVVYQRIGIDIRSMLIWMLINFLMPIITPNIAWQAHVGGFIIGGVFAWLLVSGLHALRGKSLQQRTLMYGVIMLAVIIAIVVACNMSNPLRANPLLGMFF, encoded by the coding sequence ATGGCTTATCAACGTTTCAGTCTGTTTCCCGATTCCCCGTCGTTCAAAGACTTCTTCTCTGCACGTTCCATGCGATACCGTTGGCGTAACGGCGATCCTGTGATCACCGTTACGATCATGGCGATATGCGTCGCGGTCTGGATTGTCGAAACACTATTGAAAATCGTCTGGCCGACCGGCTGCAACGCATTCGTCGGCTCAGGCGTATTCATGCCCGCGCTGGCGACTCACCGCCCATGGACCTTCATTACGTCAATGTTCCTGCACCAGCCGGCCTCCCTATGGCACATTCTTTTCAACATGCTGACCTTGTGGTGCGTCGGGCCTGTATTGGAACGCATGATGGGGCATCTGCCATATCTCGCGTTATACGTGCTGTCAGGACTCGGTGGAAGCGCCGGCATGATGGTCTGGGCACTGTTCTCGCAAGACGGTTGGCTGACATCCGCATACGGCGCTTCCGGCGCGCTATTCGGCCTGTTCGCGGCAATTCTGGTGGTATACCAGCGCATTGGCATCGACATTCGATCCATGCTGATCTGGATGCTCATCAACTTCCTGATGCCAATCATCACGCCGAACATCGCATGGCAGGCGCATGTCGGCGGATTCATCATCGGAGGAGTGTTCGCCTGGCTGTTGGTTTCCGGTCTGCATGCGTTGCGCGGCAAAAGCCTGCAGCAGCGCACGCTGATGTACGGCGTAATCATGTTGGCCGTGATTATTGCGATTGTCGTCGCATGCAATATGAGCAATCCACTTCGCGCAAACCCCCTTCTTGGCATGTTCTTCTAG
- the crgA gene encoding cell division protein CrgA, with protein sequence MLMADEELHETTADDQNDLQSTDDTAAVEESNETVQDAAEETTVDSTSDESADSDDDDDHDIPMDRVEAVLNATADKDSLSPQMQRMMNRQAENTRRVEETIKGTKSNPRWFVPLFCALMIIGLIWAVVYYLTSDYPIPNIGAWNLAIAFAIIMIGFIMTMWWR encoded by the coding sequence ATGCTGATGGCTGACGAAGAGCTGCACGAAACCACCGCGGACGATCAGAACGATCTGCAGTCCACGGACGACACCGCTGCCGTTGAAGAGAGCAACGAAACCGTTCAGGATGCCGCTGAGGAAACCACCGTCGATTCCACTTCTGACGAATCCGCTGATTCCGACGACGATGACGATCACGACATTCCGATGGATCGCGTCGAAGCGGTGCTGAACGCTACCGCCGATAAGGACTCCCTGAGCCCGCAGATGCAGCGCATGATGAACCGTCAGGCGGAGAACACCCGCCGCGTGGAGGAAACCATCAAGGGCACCAAGTCCAATCCACGCTGGTTCGTGCCGCTGTTCTGCGCGCTGATGATCATCGGTCTGATCTGGGCGGTCGTCTACTACCTGACTTCCGACTACCCGATTCCGAACATCGGCGCGTGGAATCTGGCCATCGCATTCGCGATCATCATGATCGGATTCATCATGACCATGTGGTGGCGCTAA